From Microcoleus sp. bin38.metabat.b11b12b14.051, one genomic window encodes:
- a CDS encoding ATP synthase subunit I produces the protein MNTQNTPTEPTPASEDIPQAGTVSTVSTVSSETSDPMQDFYRLQQELLAYTLAFTAIIFICVWIFYSLNVALNYLLGASTGVVYLKMLARDVERIGSENQRISKTRLGLFFAVMIVGTQWNQLQILPIFLGFLTYKAALMVYVIRSALALDYR, from the coding sequence GTGAACACGCAAAACACACCCACCGAACCCACACCAGCTTCCGAGGATATTCCTCAAGCTGGCACTGTCTCGACAGTCTCGACAGTCTCGTCCGAGACAAGCGATCCCATGCAAGACTTTTATCGCCTCCAACAAGAGTTGTTGGCGTACACCCTTGCTTTTACGGCGATTATTTTTATCTGCGTCTGGATTTTTTACTCCCTCAACGTAGCCCTGAACTATTTGCTAGGGGCAAGCACAGGTGTGGTTTACTTAAAGATGTTGGCTAGAGACGTTGAACGAATCGGCAGCGAAAATCAACGCATCAGCAAGACCAGGCTCGGTCTGTTTTTCGCGGTGATGATAGTAGGAACACAGTGGAATCAGCTACAGATTTTACCGATATTTTTGGGATTTCTGACTTACAAAGCTGCGCTGATGGTTTACGTGATCCGAAGTGCATTAGCACTAGACTACAGGTAG
- the atpB gene encoding F0F1 ATP synthase subunit A produces the protein MAMLDVLNTFNRFGLAKLEVGQQLYWQLGNLKVHGQVFITSWFVIAVLVIVSLLGTSKIQRIPSGMQNFMEYALEYIRDLAKNQIGEKEYRPWVPFIGTLFLFIFVSNWSGALIPWKLIKLPSGELGAPTADINTTVAFALLTSLAYFYAGLSKSGLGYFAHYVEPVPFMLPFKIIEDFTKPLSLSFRLFGNILADELVVGVLVLLVPLFVPLPVMVLGLFTSAIQALIFATLAAAYIGEALEGGHGEEHHD, from the coding sequence ATGGCAATGCTTGACGTTCTAAACACCTTTAATCGTTTCGGGCTCGCCAAATTGGAAGTTGGCCAGCAATTGTACTGGCAACTCGGCAATCTGAAAGTGCACGGGCAGGTTTTTATAACCTCGTGGTTTGTAATTGCCGTTTTAGTCATAGTTTCTCTTTTAGGAACTAGCAAGATCCAGCGAATTCCCAGCGGAATGCAAAATTTTATGGAGTATGCGCTGGAATATATTCGGGACTTGGCTAAAAACCAAATTGGTGAAAAAGAATATCGCCCTTGGGTACCGTTTATTGGTACATTATTTCTGTTCATCTTTGTGTCAAACTGGTCGGGCGCTCTGATCCCTTGGAAGCTGATTAAGCTGCCATCGGGTGAGTTGGGAGCTCCTACCGCTGACATCAACACGACGGTAGCATTTGCACTGCTGACATCTTTGGCATATTTTTATGCAGGTCTCAGCAAAAGTGGCTTGGGGTATTTCGCCCACTATGTAGAACCGGTGCCTTTCATGCTGCCGTTCAAAATCATAGAAGATTTCACTAAGCCTCTGTCCCTGAGTTTCCGTTTGTTTGGCAACATTCTTGCTGACGAATTGGTGGTGGGAGTGCTAGTGTTGCTAGTGCCTTTATTTGTTCCTCTGCCAGTGATGGTTCTGGGACTATTTACCAGTGCAATTCAAGCTTTGATTTTTGCTACCTTGGCCGCAGCCTACATTGGTGAAGCTCTAGAAGGCGGTCACGGCGAAGAACACCACGATTAA